A genomic window from Scophthalmus maximus strain ysfricsl-2021 chromosome 17, ASM2237912v1, whole genome shotgun sequence includes:
- the spc24 gene encoding kinetochore protein Spc24 isoform X1: protein MVMVLHELSVCVHCVYSRGQYKTRGRRKSTNDQRRSKEDARSAALRLCLNHGKNLYASGATTMAQGHKFQDLEEMGEALLEYVNSTQTDKLALMKAEHQALFDQHVETKKIVTQILKEEAQIEESVGQRLLDMEEEKQQRDRELEGLEQQLRQCMAKSQITDSELQFLKGELESLRNAEDQLETLQSEVDEDTTEVIPSAVYVAQVYYLITKIKWEYETPPNILKGVHYGTDLATPINIDTTARSRSNVSDQLWGFVSTEW, encoded by the exons ATGGTAATGGTACTACATGAACTGTCcgtgtgtgtacactgtgtgtacagtagggGGCAGTATAAGACGAGAGGCCGGCGGAAATCCACCAATGACCAAAGAAGAAGTAAAGAAGACGCGCGCTCAGCGGCTCTGCGGCTCTGTTTGAATCACGGAAAGAACCTCTAcg CTTCCGGCGCCACCACAATGGCTCAGGGTCATAAGTTTCAGGACCTGGAGGAGATGGGCGAGGCGCTGCTGGAGTACGTCAACAGCACCCAAACGGACAAGCTGGCACTGATGAAAGCCGAACATCAAGCGCTTTTTGACCAGCACGTGGAGACGAAAAAGATTGTGACACAGATTTTAAAAG AAGAGGCTCAGATCGAGGAGAGTGTGGGCCAGAGGCTGCTggacatggaggaggaaaagcagcagagggACCGGGAGCTGGAGGGTCTGGAACAGCAGCTCAGGCAGTGCATGGCCAAGAGCCAGATCACTGACTCAGAATtaca GTTCCTGAAGGGTGAGTTGGAGAGTCTGAGAAATGCTGAAGACCAGCTTGAGACTCTTCAGAGTGAGGTAGACGAAGACACCACAGAGGTTATCCCCTCAGCAGT ATATGTGGCTCAGGTGTACTACCTAATAACCAAGATCAAGTGGGAATATGAAACACCACCCAACATCTTAAAAGGAG tgcACTATGGGACAGACCTGGCGACTCCCATCAACATCGACACCACGGCACGATCTCGGAGCAATGTAAGCGACCAGCTGTGGGGCTTTGTCAGCACAGAGTGGTAG
- the spc24 gene encoding kinetochore protein Spc24 isoform X2, translating to MSVAFTGMKKENVDASGATTMAQGHKFQDLEEMGEALLEYVNSTQTDKLALMKAEHQALFDQHVETKKIVTQILKEEAQIEESVGQRLLDMEEEKQQRDRELEGLEQQLRQCMAKSQITDSELQFLKGELESLRNAEDQLETLQSEVDEDTTEVIPSAVYVAQVYYLITKIKWEYETPPNILKGVHYGTDLATPINIDTTARSRSNVSDQLWGFVSTEW from the exons ATGTCTGTTGCCTTCACtggcatgaaaaaagaaaatgtcgaCG CTTCCGGCGCCACCACAATGGCTCAGGGTCATAAGTTTCAGGACCTGGAGGAGATGGGCGAGGCGCTGCTGGAGTACGTCAACAGCACCCAAACGGACAAGCTGGCACTGATGAAAGCCGAACATCAAGCGCTTTTTGACCAGCACGTGGAGACGAAAAAGATTGTGACACAGATTTTAAAAG AAGAGGCTCAGATCGAGGAGAGTGTGGGCCAGAGGCTGCTggacatggaggaggaaaagcagcagagggACCGGGAGCTGGAGGGTCTGGAACAGCAGCTCAGGCAGTGCATGGCCAAGAGCCAGATCACTGACTCAGAATtaca GTTCCTGAAGGGTGAGTTGGAGAGTCTGAGAAATGCTGAAGACCAGCTTGAGACTCTTCAGAGTGAGGTAGACGAAGACACCACAGAGGTTATCCCCTCAGCAGT ATATGTGGCTCAGGTGTACTACCTAATAACCAAGATCAAGTGGGAATATGAAACACCACCCAACATCTTAAAAGGAG tgcACTATGGGACAGACCTGGCGACTCCCATCAACATCGACACCACGGCACGATCTCGGAGCAATGTAAGCGACCAGCTGTGGGGCTTTGTCAGCACAGAGTGGTAG